Proteins encoded within one genomic window of Rhinolophus sinicus isolate RSC01 linkage group LG05, ASM3656204v1, whole genome shotgun sequence:
- the PPP1R10 gene encoding serine/threonine-protein phosphatase 1 regulatory subunit 10 translates to MGSGPIDPKELLKGLDSFLNRDGEVKSVDGISKIFSLMKEARKMVSRCTYLNILLQTRSPEILVKFIDVGGYKLLNNWLTYSKTTNNIPLLQQILLTLQHLPLTVDHLKQNNTAKLVKQLSKSSEDEELRKLASVLVSDWMAVIRSQSSTQPAEKDKKKRKEEGKGRTTPPERPLTEVKAEPRAEEAPEKKKEKPKSLRTTAPSHAKFRSTGLELETPSLVPVKKNASAVVVSDKYNLKPIPLKRQSSAAAPGDVVPPAEKKYKPLNTTPNATKEIKVKIIPPQPMEGLGFLDALNSAPVPGIKIKKKKKVLSPTAAKPSPFEGKTSTEPSTAKPSSPEPAPPEVMDTERPGTPVPPVEVPELMDTASLEPGALDAKPVESPGDPSQLTRKGRKRKTVTWPEEGKLREYFYFELDETERVNVNKIKDFGEAAKREILSDRHAFETARRLSHDNMEEKVPWVCPRPLVLPSPLVSPGSNSQERYIQAEREKGILQELFLNKESPHEPDPEPYEPIPPKLIPLDEECSMDETPYVETLEPGEAGGSPDGTGGSKLPPVLANLMGSMGAGKSPQGPGGGGINVQEILTSIMGSPNSHPSEELLKQPDYSDKIKQMLVPHGLLGPGPIANGFPPGGPGGPKGMQHFPPGPGGPMPGPHGGPGGPGGPVGPRLLGPPPPPRGGDPFWDGPGDPMRGGPMRGGPGPGPGPYHRGRGSRGGNEPPPPPPPFRGARGGRTGGGPPNGRGGPGGGMVGGGGHRPHDGPGGGMSSGSGHRPHEGPGGSMGGGHRPHEGPGGGMGGGSGHRPHEGPSSGMGGGSGHRPHEGPGHGGPHGHRPHDVPGHRGHDHRGPPPHEHRGHDGPGHGGGGHRGHDGGHSHAGDMSNRPVCRHFMMKGNCRYENNCAFYHPGVNGPPLP, encoded by the exons ATGGGTTCAGGTCCCATAGACCCCAAAGAGCTTCTCAAGGGCCTGGATAGCTTCCTTAACCGAGATGGGGAAGTCAAGAGTGTGGATGGGATTTCCAAGATCTTCAG TCTGATGAAGGAAGCACGAAAGATGGTGAGTCGATGCACTTACTTGAACATTCTCCTGCAGACCCGTTCACCAGAAATATTGGTCAA GTTTATTGACGTTGGTGGCTACAAACTTCTTAACAATTGGTTGACGTATTCAAAGACAACCAACAACATTCCCCTTTTGCAGCAAATTCTCCTGACCCTGCAGCATCTACCACTCACTGTGGACCATCTCAAGCAG AACAACACAGCCAAACTGGTGAAGCAACTGAGCAAGTCGAGTGAGGATGAAG AACTCCGGAAATTGGCCTCAGTCCTCGTCAGCGACTGGATGGCTGTCATCCGCTCCCAGAGCAGTACCCAGCCTGCTG agaaagataagaaaaaacgaaaggaagagggaaagggtcGAACCACCCCTCCTGAGCGACCTTTAACTGAAGTGAAGGCTGAGCCCCGGGCTGAGGAGGCCccggagaagaaaaaggagaagccCAAGTCTCTTCGAACCACAGCACCCAGTCACGCCAAGTTCCGTTCCACTG GACTAGAGCTGGAGACCCCGTCTCTGGTGCCTGTGAAGAAGAACGCCAGTGCTGTGGTGGTTTCTGACAAGTACAACCTTAAGCCCATCCCCCTCAAGCGGCAGAG CTCAGCAGCTGCTCCAGGAGATGTGGTGCCCCCTGCAGAGAAGAAGTACAAGCCCCTCAACACAACACCTAACGCCACCAAAGAGATCAAAGTGAAGATCATCCCGCCACAAC CTATGGAGGGCCTGGGCTTTCTGGATGCGCTCAATTCAGCCCCTGTTCCAGGCATCAaaattaagaagaagaagaaggtgcTGTCACCTACAGCTGCCAAG ccaagcccATTTGAAGGGAAAACAAGCACAGAACCAAGCACAGCCAAACCTTCTTCCCCAGAGCCAGCACCTCCTGAGGTTATGGACACAGAACGTCCAGGGACCCCAGTTCCCCCTGTGGAAGTCCCAGAGCTCATGGATACAG CCTCTCTGGAGCCAGGAGCTCTGGATGCTAAGCCAGTGGAGAGTCCTGGGGATCCCAGCCAGCTGACCCggaaaggcaggaagaggaaaacCGTGACGTGGCCTGAGGAGGGCAAACTGAGAGAGTATTTCTATTTTGAACTGGATGAAACTGAACGAG TAAATGTGAATAAGATCAAGGACTTTGGGGAGGCAGCTAAGCGAGAGATCCTGTCAGACCGACATGCATTCGAGACGGCCCGGCGTCTAAGCCATGACAACATGGAGGAGAAGGTGCCCTGGGTGTGCCCCCGGCCCCTGGTTCTGCCCTCTCCTCTTGTCAGCCCTGGAAGCAACAGCCAGGAGCGATACATCCAGGCGGAGCGGGAGAAAGGAATCCTTCAGGAGCTCTTCCTGAACAAGGAAAG TCCTCACGAGCCTGATCCTGAGCCCTACGAACCTATACCCCCGAAGCTCATCCCCCTAGATGAG GAGTGTTCCATGGATGAGACCCCGTATGTTGAGACCCTGGAGCCTGGAGAGGCCGGTGGCTCACCTGATGGGACAGGTGGCTCCAAGTTGCCTCCTGTTCTGGCCAATCTTATGGGCAGCATGGGTGCTGGGAAGAGCCCCCAGGGTCCTGGAGGAGGCGGCATCAATGTCCAGGAGATCCTCACCTCCATCATG GGTAGCCCAAATAGTCATCCCTCAGAGGAGCTGCTGAAGCAACCAGACTATTCAGACAAGATCAAGCAGATGCTAG TGCCACATGGGCTCTTAGGCCCTGGTCCAATAGCCAATGGTTTCCCaccaggaggccctgggggccCCAAGGGCATGCAGCACTTCCCCCCTGGCCCTGGGGGACCTATGCCAG GTCCCCATGGAGGCCCTGGGGGCCCCGGTGGGCCAGTGGGTCCACGCCTCCTgggtcccccaccccctccccgggGGGGTGATCCTTTCTGGGATGGCCCTGGTGATCCCATGCGGGGTGGCCCGATGAGGGGGGGCCCAGGACCAGGTCCTGGACCATACCATAGAGGTCGTGGTAGCCGAGGAGGAAACGaacctccacctcctcctcctccatttcgAGGGGCCAGAGGAGGTCGCACTGGAGGAGGACCCCCGAATGGACGAGGGGGCCCTGGTGGGGGCATGGTTGGAGGTGGTGGGCATCGTCCCCACGACGGCCCTGGTGGGGGCATGAGCAGCGGCAGTGGGCATCGCCCCCATGAAGGCCCTGGCGGTAGCATGGGAGGGGGCCATCGTCCCCACGAAGGTCCTGGTGGTGGCATGGGTGGTGGCAGTGGCCATCGTCCTCACGAAGGCCCCAGCAGTGGCATGGGTGGAGGCAGTGGACATCGCCCCCATGAAGGTCCTGGACATGGGGGCCCCCATGGCCACCGGCCTCATGACGTCCCTGGTCACCGAGGCCATGACCATCGAGGGCCGCCGCCTCATGAACACCGTGGCCATGACGGCCCTGGCCACGGAGGAGGGGGCCACCGAGGGCACGATGGAGGCCATAGCCATGCAGGAG ACATGTCGAACCGCCCTGTTTGCCGACACTTCATGATGAAGGGCAACTGCCGCTATGAGAACAACTGTGCCTTCTACCACCCGGGTGTCAATGGGCCCCCTCTGCCCTAG